The Spirosoma radiotolerans genome has a window encoding:
- a CDS encoding UDP-N-acetylmuramoyl-tripeptide--D-alanyl-D-alanine ligase, giving the protein MVTIEQLYHKFQECAGVSTDTRRITPDCLFVALKGDTFDGNKFAEQALAAGARYAVVDDPEVASRVAGCLLVADGLTALQGLARHHRQTFTFPVIALTGSNGKTTTKELIAAVLSKNYQLYATVGNLNNHIGVPLTLLALNEQHELAIVEMGANHQKEIELLCSIAQPTHGLITNVGKAHLEGFGGIEGVRKGKGELYDYLAQNAKTVFINSRDKTLTAMYRERLKAIRSETSFAEVIFYPAAESDQEPITLLSESPVVVYRDSSGHDVTTHLPGRYNFENMLAALAIGAYFGVSSDDVNRAVADYNPTNNRSQHITKGTNTVLLDAYNANPSSMAAAIQQFAATPAKRKVVILGDMYELGPESEAEHTALGKLIAESKFDLVILAGKDMHYALGYLPKAYYFPDKFSLHNWLMDNPMTDTHILVKGSRGMSLESVVPFL; this is encoded by the coding sequence ATGGTCACCATCGAACAACTCTATCATAAATTTCAGGAATGCGCGGGCGTGTCGACTGATACCCGCCGAATAACGCCCGATTGTCTGTTTGTCGCCCTCAAAGGGGATACTTTCGATGGCAATAAATTTGCCGAACAGGCCCTAGCAGCGGGTGCCCGTTATGCCGTTGTCGACGATCCTGAGGTGGCCAGCCGGGTTGCGGGCTGTCTGCTGGTAGCGGATGGGTTAACGGCCCTTCAGGGTTTAGCCCGCCATCACCGCCAAACGTTTACCTTTCCGGTCATTGCGCTGACGGGTTCGAATGGCAAGACCACGACAAAAGAACTGATAGCGGCCGTTTTGTCGAAGAATTATCAGTTGTATGCTACCGTCGGCAACCTCAACAACCACATTGGCGTGCCCCTCACGCTCCTGGCGCTTAACGAACAGCATGAACTGGCAATCGTTGAAATGGGTGCCAATCACCAGAAAGAAATTGAGTTACTCTGCTCCATCGCCCAGCCCACCCACGGGCTGATTACAAATGTTGGCAAAGCGCATCTGGAAGGGTTCGGTGGTATAGAGGGGGTCAGAAAAGGCAAGGGAGAACTTTACGATTACCTCGCTCAAAACGCAAAAACGGTCTTTATCAACTCGCGCGACAAGACCCTGACAGCCATGTACCGGGAACGATTAAAAGCGATCCGTTCCGAAACAAGCTTCGCCGAAGTCATCTTCTATCCGGCTGCCGAATCGGATCAGGAACCGATTACCCTACTCAGTGAATCGCCCGTGGTCGTTTACCGGGATAGCTCGGGGCACGACGTCACGACTCACCTACCGGGTCGCTATAACTTCGAGAATATGCTGGCGGCTCTGGCTATTGGTGCGTATTTCGGCGTCTCGTCCGACGATGTCAACCGCGCCGTGGCAGATTACAATCCAACCAATAATCGTTCACAACACATTACAAAGGGCACGAATACCGTATTGCTGGACGCCTATAATGCCAATCCAAGTTCGATGGCAGCGGCTATTCAGCAATTTGCTGCTACACCCGCCAAACGGAAAGTGGTGATTCTGGGCGATATGTACGAACTCGGTCCGGAAAGTGAAGCGGAACACACGGCCCTCGGGAAACTCATCGCCGAAAGCAAGTTCGACCTGGTCATTCTGGCGGGAAAAGACATGCACTATGCGCTGGGTTACCTTCCCAAAGCGTATTATTTTCCCGACAAATTTTCACTACATAACTGGCTGATGGACAATCCGATGACGGATACACACATCCTGGTAAAAGGATCGCGGGGCATGAGTTTGGAGTCGGTTGTGCCTTTCTTATAA
- a CDS encoding helix-turn-helix transcriptional regulator — protein MMASSIPHLTINAFRQAFVQQPVATADPDTFSQIGRLEDMAPQLRVPTLMHRTAYNYLVLPTQGQSQHLYNTEQIQTSPDTLLLVRVDTITAVQSISSNIAGYFIGFTNPVIDPLLTPYQRQQWYSMPPLLPLTSSEQVWLQSLCELLMAERMLTTSKLSESALHLLTAMIVKLLPKATDFTTGLSRDQLLTTRFKQLVGQHCCRYHYMQYYANELAVSENYLFRCVKRVTGKAPKTVLLETLVLHAMVQLQNTTLDINAIANGLGIEDTSYFGRLFKKHTTLTPTGYRQLIQHDLSGS, from the coding sequence ATGATGGCATCCTCAATTCCGCACCTTACCATCAATGCCTTCCGCCAGGCCTTTGTCCAGCAGCCAGTTGCTACAGCCGACCCCGACACATTCAGCCAGATCGGCCGACTCGAAGATATGGCTCCCCAGCTTCGGGTGCCCACGCTGATGCACCGAACGGCTTACAACTACTTAGTACTGCCTACCCAAGGGCAAAGCCAGCATCTCTACAACACCGAACAGATTCAAACCAGTCCGGATACCCTGCTTCTGGTGCGGGTAGATACAATCACGGCTGTTCAGTCGATTAGCTCCAACATAGCCGGTTATTTTATCGGGTTCACTAATCCCGTAATCGACCCGTTGCTTACGCCTTACCAGCGGCAACAGTGGTACAGTATGCCCCCTCTTTTACCGCTTACGTCATCTGAACAGGTGTGGCTGCAAAGCCTGTGTGAACTGCTAATGGCGGAGCGGATGCTGACGACGAGCAAGTTGAGCGAGTCGGCCCTACATTTGCTAACGGCAATGATTGTCAAGTTGTTACCGAAAGCCACTGACTTCACAACTGGTCTCTCCCGCGACCAACTGCTGACAACCCGTTTCAAACAACTGGTCGGTCAGCACTGCTGTCGGTACCATTACATGCAGTATTACGCCAACGAGTTAGCCGTATCGGAGAATTACCTGTTTCGTTGTGTGAAGCGGGTAACGGGTAAAGCACCCAAGACGGTGCTGCTCGAAACGCTCGTACTTCATGCGATGGTTCAGCTACAGAACACCACCCTCGACATCAATGCCATTGCCAATGGCCTGGGTATCGAGGACACGTCATACTTTGGGCGCCTGTTTAAGAAGCACACGACACTGACACCAACCGGGTACCGGCAGTTGATTCAGCACGATTTGTCCGGTTCTTAA
- a CDS encoding dienelactone hydrolase family protein — protein MTSKFAQGRGHSFMNESRSLFRAEPAADAWQQTLTFFDAHLCRSSPSMSYVQPC, from the coding sequence ATGACATCAAAATTTGCCCAGGGGCGGGGTCATTCGTTTATGAACGAGAGCCGCTCGTTGTTCAGGGCCGAACCAGCGGCCGATGCTTGGCAACAGACACTGACGTTTTTTGACGCCCATCTCTGTCGCTCATCGCCCTCAATGAGCTATGTACAACCCTGTTAA
- a CDS encoding GDSL-type esterase/lipase family protein, translating to MNKLPQSLRVLLFILLPFCLTAQDRPFEAEIRAFEQADLTSPPPQNAIVFTGSSSIRLWENLSTYFPHKKILQRGFGGSELSQVLLYADRIIVPYHPKQVVVYAGENDIATGKQTGKQTFDRFVALFEHVRQKLPKATFTFISIKPSPSRRQYFPENDVANQLIKQYLGKQKNTQFVDIRPVMLGPNKQPVPALFKPDSLHMLPAGYERWATVLGPYLK from the coding sequence ATGAACAAACTTCCCCAGTCACTTCGCGTGCTTCTTTTCATCCTGTTACCCTTTTGCTTAACTGCTCAAGACCGTCCATTCGAGGCCGAAATTCGGGCTTTTGAGCAAGCTGATCTTACCTCGCCCCCACCTCAGAACGCGATTGTTTTTACAGGAAGCTCATCCATTCGGTTGTGGGAAAACCTGTCCACTTATTTCCCACACAAAAAGATACTGCAACGTGGTTTCGGCGGTTCCGAACTGAGTCAGGTGCTGCTCTACGCCGACCGGATTATTGTTCCTTATCACCCAAAGCAGGTTGTGGTGTATGCGGGCGAGAACGACATTGCTACAGGCAAACAAACCGGTAAACAGACCTTCGATCGGTTTGTGGCTTTATTCGAGCACGTTCGGCAAAAATTACCGAAGGCGACGTTCACCTTTATTTCGATCAAGCCCAGCCCCTCGCGTCGGCAATATTTCCCGGAAAATGACGTGGCTAATCAACTCATCAAACAGTATTTGGGCAAACAGAAAAACACGCAGTTTGTGGACATCCGGCCCGTTATGCTTGGGCCAAACAAGCAACCGGTGCCCGCTTTGTTCAAGCCCGATAGCCTACATATGCTCCCCGCAGGCTACGAGCGTTGGGCGACCGTGCTAGGGCCTTATTTGAAGTAA
- a CDS encoding beta-N-acetylhexosaminidase, whose protein sequence is MKNVLLCAVALLVSVQAIVAQTATYAILPKPTQLEAGKGSYTLPTTPAISVQSANPEVRRIAQVLADQLAKATGFSPLITTGNASKGISFVDAKGKQLGAEGYTLVVSPKQIIIAAEQPQGFFYGVQSLMQLMPAAIFSPTKVSGVAWTVPACTITDQPRYGYRGSMLDVGRYFYPVAFIKKYIDLLALHKMNTFHWHLTEDQGWRIEIKKYPKLTEVSSIRKKTMAGHYRDHAYDDKPYGGFYTQDEVRDVVKYAQERYITVIPEIEMPGHSVAVLAAYPELGSNPDKILDVSYNWGVHDDVLFPREETFTFLENVLTEVMGLFPSQYIHIGGDECPKTQWKQSRFCQALMKEKGLKDEHELQSYFIQRIDKFVTSKGRRIIGWDEILEGGLSPNATVMSWRGISGGIAAARQNHDVVMSPTTYCYLDYYQADPKTQPVTIGGLLPLEKVYSFNPSVSDSLTADQSKHILGVQGNVWSEYLPTTHSVEYMAYPRLIALAETGWTPQASRNIDDFKQRLEIHKKRLDYLKVNYFGAPINNTFQYVWPKETAKK, encoded by the coding sequence ATGAAAAACGTTCTTCTCTGTGCAGTCGCCCTGCTGGTTTCGGTTCAGGCCATCGTAGCGCAAACGGCTACGTACGCCATTTTGCCCAAGCCTACCCAGTTGGAAGCGGGTAAGGGCAGCTATACACTACCCACTACACCAGCCATTAGCGTCCAATCAGCGAATCCCGAAGTACGCCGAATTGCGCAGGTGCTGGCCGACCAGCTAGCGAAGGCCACTGGATTCAGCCCGCTGATTACGACAGGAAACGCATCGAAAGGCATTTCCTTCGTAGATGCTAAAGGAAAGCAACTAGGGGCCGAGGGCTATACACTGGTTGTTTCGCCTAAACAGATCATCATTGCTGCCGAACAGCCACAGGGCTTTTTTTATGGTGTGCAATCGCTTATGCAACTGATGCCTGCCGCGATCTTCAGTCCGACGAAAGTGAGTGGTGTAGCCTGGACGGTGCCCGCCTGTACCATTACCGATCAGCCCCGTTATGGTTATCGCGGATCGATGCTCGATGTTGGCCGATACTTTTATCCGGTGGCATTTATCAAGAAGTACATCGACCTGCTGGCCTTGCACAAAATGAACACTTTTCACTGGCACCTGACCGAAGATCAGGGCTGGCGGATTGAAATCAAGAAATACCCTAAACTAACCGAAGTTAGCTCGATTCGTAAAAAGACAATGGCGGGTCACTACCGGGATCACGCGTATGACGACAAGCCCTATGGTGGTTTCTATACTCAGGATGAGGTGCGGGATGTGGTCAAGTATGCGCAGGAACGCTATATCACCGTCATACCCGAGATCGAAATGCCCGGCCACTCGGTAGCCGTGCTGGCCGCTTATCCCGAACTGGGAAGCAATCCGGATAAGATTCTGGATGTATCTTATAACTGGGGCGTTCATGACGATGTGCTGTTTCCGCGCGAAGAGACCTTCACCTTTCTGGAAAATGTCCTGACCGAAGTAATGGGTTTATTTCCGAGTCAATACATTCACATTGGTGGCGACGAATGCCCGAAAACGCAGTGGAAACAGAGCCGTTTCTGTCAGGCGCTGATGAAAGAAAAGGGACTCAAAGACGAGCACGAATTACAGAGCTATTTTATTCAGCGCATCGACAAATTTGTTACGTCGAAAGGCCGCCGGATCATTGGCTGGGACGAGATTCTGGAGGGCGGCCTGTCGCCCAACGCCACGGTGATGAGCTGGCGGGGCATCAGTGGCGGCATTGCAGCGGCCCGTCAAAATCATGATGTCGTGATGAGTCCCACCACCTATTGTTACCTCGACTATTACCAGGCCGACCCCAAAACGCAACCTGTAACCATTGGTGGCTTACTACCCCTTGAAAAAGTATATAGCTTCAATCCATCCGTATCCGACAGCCTGACCGCCGACCAATCAAAACACATTCTGGGTGTACAAGGCAACGTCTGGTCAGAATACCTGCCGACAACGCACTCGGTCGAGTACATGGCCTACCCACGCCTGATTGCCCTGGCCGAAACAGGCTGGACCCCGCAGGCTAGCCGAAACATCGACGATTTCAAGCAGCGGCTGGAAATTCACAAGAAACGACTGGACTACCTGAAGGTCAATTACTTCGGCGCCCCGATCAACAACACCTTCCAGTACGTGTGGCCGAAGGAAACAGCGAAAAAGTGA
- a CDS encoding NAD(P)-dependent oxidoreductase → MNIAIFGANGGTGSELVKQALERGHQVTAIVRKPESYRLTHERLRVTAGDAMKPDTFTQALKQQNAVISALGVSSFRESLKPMTFHRETAHNIIEQMKRQGVSRLVCLTSVGVLDKPIGPLFYLWLIKPLLKHKYEDMRQLEKTVRHSGLDWTIVRPFRLTDGPRTGQYRVAANGVLDDAGSIARSDIADFILNQLDIPQYVHKTPAIGY, encoded by the coding sequence ATGAATATTGCCATTTTTGGCGCGAACGGCGGCACGGGAAGCGAACTTGTCAAACAAGCCCTCGAACGAGGACACCAGGTAACGGCCATCGTCCGTAAACCAGAATCGTATAGGCTGACCCACGAGCGGCTGCGCGTGACGGCGGGTGACGCTATGAAGCCAGACACGTTTACCCAGGCACTCAAACAGCAGAATGCCGTTATCTCGGCGCTGGGAGTCAGTAGCTTTCGGGAGTCACTCAAACCCATGACGTTTCATCGCGAAACGGCGCACAACATCATCGAGCAAATGAAACGACAAGGCGTTAGCCGCCTGGTTTGCCTGACCAGTGTGGGCGTACTGGATAAACCGATTGGCCCGTTGTTTTACCTCTGGCTGATTAAACCGCTACTTAAGCACAAATACGAAGACATGCGGCAACTGGAAAAGACGGTTCGACACAGTGGGCTGGACTGGACAATTGTGCGTCCTTTTCGGCTTACCGACGGCCCCCGAACGGGACAGTACCGCGTAGCCGCCAATGGTGTGCTAGACGATGCTGGTTCGATTGCCCGAAGCGACATCGCGGATTTTATCCTCAACCAACTCGATATACCCCAATACGTTCACAAGACGCCAGCCATCGGATACTGA
- a CDS encoding DUF1593 domain-containing protein → MKNRISFFILFALLWHYSQAQHPRVFVLTDIENEPDDAMSFVRFLTYANQFDTEGIVATTSCWQRTKTAEWRLHEIVQAYGKVRDNLEIHEKGFPTEAYMHSVIKKGLPVFGKEGLGDGKDSEGSDWLLKSMLKNESRPLFIQAWGGTNVLAQALWKLQRTQPENTVSKVIANLRVYTISDQDDTGPWIRKTFPTLFYIVSPGFEENGGGQYHYATWTGISGDRIHGRFLGADSTLVDNKTLEEHVRRNHGPLGEKYPQVAVLMEGDTPSFLGLINNGLNDAEHPNYGSWGGRYELAIPPYKKYMYEPETRPIWTDTADEVYSEITQSYHTSNQATIWRWRNAFQQDFFARMDWCVAKAYAKANHPPTVLLNHPNQLTVKSGTEVVLSGTGTDPDNNTLAYNWLFYKEVGSLNASQLLLKNPKSSAVTFRAPTVSEVKTMHFILEVTDNGTPSLTRYQRVIVNVIPK, encoded by the coding sequence TATTCGCAGGCCCAACATCCGCGCGTGTTTGTGCTAACCGACATTGAAAACGAACCAGACGATGCCATGTCCTTTGTTCGATTTCTAACCTATGCCAATCAATTTGACACCGAAGGCATCGTCGCTACCACCTCCTGTTGGCAGCGAACTAAAACCGCCGAGTGGCGTTTGCACGAGATCGTTCAGGCTTACGGAAAAGTCCGGGATAATCTGGAAATCCATGAGAAAGGCTTTCCGACCGAGGCTTACATGCATTCGGTGATCAAAAAAGGATTACCCGTTTTTGGCAAAGAGGGATTAGGCGATGGAAAAGACTCCGAAGGGTCGGATTGGCTCTTGAAGAGCATGCTCAAAAATGAGAGCCGGCCGCTTTTCATCCAGGCCTGGGGTGGCACCAACGTCCTGGCGCAGGCCCTTTGGAAACTCCAGCGAACGCAGCCAGAGAACACGGTTTCGAAGGTGATCGCCAACCTTAGAGTTTATACCATTTCTGATCAGGATGATACGGGTCCGTGGATTCGGAAAACCTTTCCCACCCTCTTTTACATTGTGAGTCCAGGCTTTGAAGAAAATGGGGGTGGACAATATCACTACGCTACCTGGACAGGTATTTCAGGCGACCGGATACATGGGCGTTTCCTGGGCGCTGACTCAACGCTGGTTGACAATAAAACCCTAGAGGAGCACGTGCGCCGGAATCATGGTCCGCTAGGCGAAAAATACCCTCAAGTGGCGGTTCTGATGGAAGGCGATACCCCTTCCTTTTTAGGACTAATCAACAACGGGTTAAATGATGCCGAACACCCTAATTATGGGAGTTGGGGAGGACGGTATGAGTTGGCTATTCCGCCCTACAAAAAGTATATGTACGAACCCGAAACCCGCCCGATCTGGACCGATACAGCAGATGAAGTATACAGTGAAATAACCCAAAGCTATCACACTAGCAATCAGGCAACGATCTGGCGGTGGCGAAACGCCTTCCAACAGGATTTCTTTGCCCGAATGGATTGGTGCGTCGCGAAAGCCTATGCAAAAGCAAATCACCCGCCTACCGTGCTGCTCAATCACCCAAATCAGCTTACGGTCAAATCTGGGACTGAAGTCGTTCTATCGGGTACTGGCACTGACCCCGACAACAATACATTGGCGTATAACTGGCTGTTCTATAAAGAGGTAGGCTCACTTAATGCGAGTCAACTCCTCTTGAAAAATCCCAAGAGTAGCGCCGTAACGTTTAGAGCGCCAACGGTGTCGGAAGTAAAAACAATGCATTTTATTTTAGAAGTTACCGACAATGGTACACCAAGTTTAACCCGCTACCAGCGGGTTATCGTGAATGTAATTCCTAAATAA